In the Vibrio gigantis genome, one interval contains:
- a CDS encoding GTP cyclohydrolase II, protein MAEVRARIDFKVGVTSSIDAELLSFHGLKTDKEHVAVIFKSADKTQDIPLVRMHSECLTGDVFHSSRCDCGEQLDETIRIMGETGGVILYLRQEGRGIGLYNKIDAYRLQSEGMNTYEANNHLGFGDDLRDFTEAAEMLRALGTTKIRLVTNNPKKINELKSFGIEIEEVVNTSAHIKSGNESYLKAKVSHGKHNLDI, encoded by the coding sequence ATGGCGGAAGTGCGTGCCAGAATAGATTTCAAAGTAGGGGTTACAAGCAGTATTGATGCTGAACTTCTGTCTTTCCATGGGTTGAAAACAGATAAAGAGCATGTTGCTGTGATATTTAAATCAGCAGACAAGACACAAGACATACCTCTTGTTCGTATGCACTCTGAGTGCCTGACTGGTGATGTTTTCCATTCTTCTCGCTGTGACTGTGGCGAGCAGCTCGACGAAACCATTAGAATTATGGGCGAGACTGGCGGCGTGATTCTTTACTTACGCCAAGAAGGTCGTGGTATTGGTTTATACAACAAAATCGATGCGTACCGACTGCAAAGTGAAGGTATGAATACCTACGAAGCCAATAACCATCTAGGTTTTGGCGATGACTTACGTGATTTTACCGAAGCTGCTGAAATGCTACGTGCTTTAGGTACGACAAAAATCCGTTTAGTAACTAACAACCCTAAGAAGATCAACGAGCTGAAGTCCTTTGGTATTGAGATTGAAGAAGTGGTGAATACCTCTGCTCATATCAAGTCGGGTAATGAAAGCTACTTGAAGGCAAAAGTCTCACACGGTAAGCATAATTTGGATATCTGA
- a CDS encoding imelysin family protein has product MTIKSLVTKAVTSSLIFASASSFAAVTQDQVVEHYADIAHAVFADSVITAKALNSSIDTFLASPSAGNFEQVKQAWLESRVPYQQSEVFRFGNAVVDDWEGQLNAWPLDEGLIDYVSSDYQYELGNEGASANIVANKTFQIGQTTVDATNITPELIADLNEIGGSEANVASGYHAIEFLLWGQDLNGTNSGAGERAYTDFVVGAECTNGNCDRRGAYLKASAELLIQDLEWMEKQWAEGEKGNYRQELLSESSENGLRKMLFGMGSLSLGELAGERMKVALEANSTEDEHDCFSDNTHNSHYYNEQGIYNVYTGLYKREDGTLLSGPSLFDLVEQKDEQAAKEIQKQFDLARAQVGQLVTSAEKNNQHFDQLIAADNAAGNALVNKTIVALVSQTAAIERAAGVIGIDSLNPDTADHEF; this is encoded by the coding sequence ATGACTATCAAATCTTTAGTGACAAAAGCCGTAACTTCGTCACTCATTTTTGCCTCTGCTTCTTCTTTCGCTGCAGTAACTCAAGATCAAGTTGTAGAACATTACGCAGATATTGCACATGCGGTATTTGCAGATTCAGTAATCACAGCAAAAGCGTTGAACTCTTCTATTGATACCTTCTTAGCTTCTCCTTCTGCTGGCAACTTCGAACAAGTAAAACAAGCTTGGCTTGAGTCTCGCGTACCATACCAACAGTCAGAAGTATTCCGCTTTGGTAACGCTGTTGTTGATGATTGGGAAGGTCAACTAAACGCATGGCCGCTAGATGAAGGTTTGATTGATTACGTATCTTCTGATTACCAATATGAGCTTGGTAATGAAGGCGCTAGCGCAAACATCGTTGCTAACAAGACTTTTCAAATTGGTCAGACTACCGTTGATGCAACCAACATTACTCCAGAGCTAATTGCAGATTTGAACGAGATTGGCGGTTCTGAAGCGAACGTAGCGTCGGGCTACCACGCAATTGAATTCCTACTTTGGGGTCAAGATTTAAACGGCACAAACAGCGGTGCAGGTGAGCGTGCTTACACTGATTTCGTTGTTGGCGCTGAGTGTACTAACGGCAACTGTGACCGCCGTGGCGCATACCTAAAAGCATCTGCTGAGCTACTTATCCAAGACCTGGAGTGGATGGAAAAGCAATGGGCTGAAGGCGAGAAAGGTAACTACCGTCAAGAGCTTCTTTCTGAATCTAGCGAAAACGGTCTACGTAAAATGCTCTTCGGCATGGGTTCACTTTCTCTAGGTGAGCTAGCGGGCGAGCGTATGAAGGTGGCATTAGAAGCAAACTCTACAGAAGATGAGCACGATTGTTTCTCTGATAACACGCACAACTCTCACTACTACAACGAGCAAGGCATCTACAACGTTTACACGGGTTTATACAAACGTGAAGACGGTACTCTACTTTCAGGCCCAAGCCTGTTTGATCTAGTTGAGCAAAAAGACGAGCAAGCGGCGAAAGAGATTCAAAAGCAGTTTGACCTAGCACGTGCACAAGTAGGCCAACTAGTAACATCTGCTGAAAAAAACAACCAGCACTTCGATCAGCTAATCGCTGCTGACAACGCCGCAGGTAACGCGCTAGTAAACAAAACAATTGTTGCGCTAGTGTCTCAAACTGCTGCAATTGAGCGCGCTGCTGGTGTGATTGGCATTGATAGCCTAAACCCAGACACGGCTGATCACGAGTTCTAA
- the nrfF gene encoding heme lyase NrfEFG subunit NrfF — MMRSLAQITLLISMIITMSLPAVAEDLFTPSDKSTSIQVELFEFESPEQQQRAISLAKTLRCPQCQNQNLIESNSPIAKDLRLVVFNMVKTGKSNSEITQYMTERFGEFVLYKPPMKVSNLLLWLLPSVLFLLFIYLSVKSVRKRS, encoded by the coding sequence ATGATGCGATCTTTAGCCCAAATAACATTATTAATCTCTATGATTATTACGATGAGCTTGCCCGCAGTCGCAGAAGATTTGTTTACTCCCAGTGATAAGAGCACCAGTATTCAAGTTGAGTTGTTTGAATTTGAAAGCCCAGAACAACAACAACGTGCTATTAGCTTAGCGAAAACGTTGCGCTGTCCTCAATGCCAAAACCAGAACCTGATTGAATCAAACTCTCCGATTGCAAAGGACTTACGCCTTGTTGTGTTTAATATGGTGAAAACAGGGAAGAGTAATAGTGAAATTACTCAATATATGACAGAAAGGTTTGGTGAGTTTGTACTTTATAAACCGCCGATGAAGGTTTCAAATCTATTACTTTGGTTGCTACCGAGCGTATTATTTCTCTTATTTATATATTTATCAGTAAAAAGTGTTAGAAAGCGCTCATAA
- a CDS encoding DsbE family thiol:disulfide interchange protein codes for MHTSVRNKLIGLIVLALIVVLGFVFALDNKQQITTVSTQQRVFPVFTSTALVDSEGIRSKQELTLKDVTQHPYQLVNVWASWCGICKTEHAYLLELQDQGIPIIGLNYRDNPAAAINVLSNDGNPYSKVISDPQGKLALELGVIGTPETYLVDAKGNIVKKLMGVINESVWQDELAIYFDGVDG; via the coding sequence ATGCATACCAGCGTTCGTAACAAGTTAATTGGTCTAATTGTCCTAGCATTAATTGTGGTGCTGGGGTTTGTCTTTGCGCTTGATAACAAACAGCAAATCACCACAGTATCGACACAACAAAGAGTTTTTCCTGTATTCACCTCTACAGCGTTAGTGGATAGCGAAGGCATCAGAAGTAAACAGGAACTGACGCTAAAGGACGTAACTCAGCACCCTTACCAGTTAGTGAATGTGTGGGCTTCATGGTGCGGGATCTGTAAAACGGAGCATGCGTATTTATTGGAGCTTCAAGACCAAGGCATTCCAATTATTGGACTTAACTACAGAGATAACCCAGCCGCCGCTATTAACGTGCTATCGAATGATGGAAACCCTTATTCAAAAGTAATTAGCGATCCTCAAGGTAAGCTGGCGCTAGAACTCGGTGTAATAGGGACCCCAGAGACATATTTAGTTGATGCCAAAGGAAATATTGTGAAGAAGTTAATGGGCGTTATTAACGAATCTGTATGGCAAGATGAACTCGCCATATATTTTGATGGTGTGGATGGATGA